ATGGCGCATCTTCGAAAATGAATTCGCTCGCAATCAGTCCTGGGAATGCTGGCTCGGCAGCAGGTTTCGGTTCGCTCGGCATCATTTCCTCATCGCTGAAGGTCACACAATCATCGTGAGCAATGTGGTAGATCCGGCCATTTTCGCTGCCGACTAACAAATCCGGTTTGCCGTCGTTGTTAAAGTCGCACACGGTGGGGCTCGACGTGTGTCCGGCGACGTTTCGTTTGGCCAAGTTGCCGACCTTTTTCAGCATTACCTTGCCATCGACATCCGCACAATTGCGGTACCAAGTCGCATTTTCGGAATTCACCAGCACGTCCAATCGTGAATCGCCGTCCCAATCAACCACAGCCAACTTGACTCGCCCGGATCGACCGCATGTTCCCGTGTTCAGTTGAAGCGGTTGTCCGGCTTCGTCAACGAAGATCCGTTCTGCGGCTCCGCCACCGGAGCGAAGCGTCAGAAAGCCTTCTTGGTCCAGCATGACCAAATCGAGTTTCTTGTCGCCGTCGAAATCGATCGCCATCGGTGTGGTTCGCCACTGAGTCAATGCGTCGCTGGACAAGGTTTGCCACCAATACCATTTCGGAGGCGCTTCGCGTTGTCCGGTGTCAAAGTTCTTTTCGACCAACGTTCCGGATTCGTTGATCAACATGCCTAGTTGCGACAGAATCGAGTTGTAAACGATGTCGCCATCGCCATCGCCGTCCCAATCGGCAACCGACAACGTGGTGTAACCCCACTTGGCTTCCGCCGGACCTTGGATCGAACCACTTGGGCCCGCCATCACGCGAAACGGTTTCTGGAAACCATCGCTCTGTTTGACCTCTAGCAGTTTCGGAGCAGCCCATTTGGGCAACCCATTTTCTGCTTTGCCAAGATTCTCGAAGTAACCAATCGATCCAGCGGTGTTGCCGCACACGATGTCTTCGTCGCCATCGTTGTCCCAGTCGTAAGCGAACGGAGTCGCCAGTGCGCCGAACTTGAGCGTATCGGCTTGCTGTTGAAAGTATTGTGGTGCTTTGAAAACCGGTTGGTGGTCGCGAAGCTCGCCGGTGTTTTCCACCAACGCAACGCGTCCGTCTTCGTCACCGACGATCAGATCGAGGTCGCCGTCGGCGTCCCAATCGATCGCCGTGGGTGTGATCATTTGTAAATGCATCACCAGCGGTTCCCCGCTGACGTCATTCAATTTTTGACCCGCTGCGTATTTAGGCTGCGTTCGTGTGCCGATGTTTTGAAAATAGGTGAATCCGTCCAAAAACTCACCACACAACAAGTCCAAGTCACCATCGTTATCAAAGTCGGCAAAGTTCGGGCTTGGCCATCCGTAGACATCGATCTCACCACCGCCGGCCTGCAGTCGCTCGGGCTGCGATGAATACTTCGGCTCGTCGTCGCTGCCTTCGTTTTCGATCAAGTAAACATAGCCATGTAGTGGCCCGTTTCGCCAATTGCCGTGGTTGTCATAGGCGTGATCCCAGCTGTAATCGGTCCAGTCACCGCTACCGACGACAATGTCTTGATCTCCGTCGCCGTCATAATCGACGTATCGCCACATGTTCGCGCGGGTGTTGCCTTTGGTGTGATGGTTCGGATTGGCGTGGGCGTTGATCTTGGTTGGTTTCGAAAAATTGAATTCCCCCGTTTTGGCGTCACGGCGAAACTCTTTTGCCGGCAGCATCAAGATCGGTTCACCGTCGACCACACTCATTTGCATGAAATGACTGCCATGACCGATGCGAACGCCTGCTTTGAAAACCGGCATCTTCTCGTTTGGATCCTGTGACGGATTCTCGAAATAATACGTGCCATTGGAAGGCTTGTCCGGACAACTGACCAATAGATCCAGGTCGCCGTCGTTGTCGTAATCCATCGGCAGCGGAAACGCCCACAACCCCACGCCGAGATCGACCTTCAAGCCTGGATTGTTGTACTGCAATGGTTGCAGTTTCCACTGAGGCTCTTCCGCCGTGGCGAAGGAACCAAGCGTCATCACGCACATCCAACAATAGACAATTAAGTTCGTTCGTTTCATTTCTTTTCTTTCGGTAGGGCTCGGCGGGCGTTCATCGTGGTCAAATGAGTCTGAAGTCTAACACGCATCTGCGCGGCGATCTCGGGATGCGAGGCACTCATATCGTGCTGTTCGGCAAGATCGGTTTGAAGATCGTACAACTCGATACGATCGTTTTCCGCAAAATGAATGATTTTGTAGCGTCCGTGGCGAAGTGCTGATTGCGGACACGTTTGGCTAACCGCAAAATCGTTCACCCCGATCGTCGCCTTGGCATCGCGAAAACCAGTCTCGGGGTGATAGTACGGAAAATGCCAAATCAGGCTGCGGTCCAATTGTAACTCGGGGTGATCCAGCAAAGGTTGGATGCTGACACCATCGACATTGTTTTGGGTCGCGATATTGGCATCGTCACCGCTGATGTCCACAAAGGTGGGCAGCAGGTCGTAGCCGATCACGGCGGTGTCGCAGGTTGCACCCGCCGTGACGGCTGTGGGCCAGCGAGCGATCATCGGCACGCGAATGCCGCCTTCGTAAAGGTTCCACTTGGATCCTCGCAGCGGAGCGTTGCCACAGTATTCGGGGTGACCGCCATTGTCTGACAAAAATACGACCAACGTATTGTCCCGTTGTCCCGATTCGTCGATCGCAGCAAGGATCTCGCCAACATGATGGTCCAACGTTTCCACAAACGCTGCGTACTGCAGTCGCTTCGCACGCTGTGGAATCGTTGCAGGAAGCTTGGCGTCGTATTTTTCCACTAGCCAACGACAGCGATTCTTTACCGGCGTGTGAACATAAAACGACGATGCCATTAAAAAGTAGGGGCGGTCGTGAGAGCGGCGGATAAAATCGGTTACCTTTTGCACCATCGAATCGTCGGGGATGACCCCCGCGTCGGACTCGATTTTGCGATTCGCTTTGGTCCAGGCGTAGGGATGGTCGCCAAAGTCTTCCACCGCGACTTCGAAACCTTGCTTCGGAGGACCATACTCGGGATGCCAACCTAGGTAACGTCGATGATGCTGGCTGACGTGCCATTTGCCGAAAAACGCGGTTTGGTAACCCTGCGTCGCCATTCGCTCGGCGATCGTGGTTTCGGCAAGCGGCAGATTCAGGGTGAGCGGCGGCGTTGTCAGCGGGACGTCTCCTTCGATCCGCTGATGGCCTGGTTCTTCCTTGGTGACAAATTCGAAACCGAGTCGCGGGACGGCTTTACCCGTCAAGATACTGGCCCGCGCTGCCGAGCAGATCGGTGCCGGCGAATAGGCACTCGTAAACCGCATGCCTTCGCTCGCCAGACGATCGATGTGCGGTGTTTCATGCCATGGGTGACCATAACACCCCAAGTCCGACCAACCCAAATCGTCCACCAAGATGAACACGATGTTCGGGCGTTCTCCGGCCATCAGTGGCGAATCAATTCCGCTGGTCAACATTCCCGCCAGCAAGGCGAGGATCGCGGAGAAGGTTTGGGTCCTGGTGGGGCACATTTAGCTTGTCTCTCTCATCGTCCGCAGAGATAGGGAGTTTGGGGTGGGACGCTCGGCTTGGTAGCCGTCGCAGTGAACCTAATCGCCCGTGACTTCGTTCGGTTTTTTGCTGAGGAATTTTGTCACCAGCCAACCGAGCAGGACGATTGCGGTGGGGCCGACCACGATCACCAGCAGCGGATGAAACGGGCTGGCGAGCCCGCTGTACTGCGAAGGCCAGTAGTCGGTTTTGGATGCGGCCATCCATGCGATCAATGTCATTCCGATGAGCAACACGAACACCGCCGCGCCGCCGCGAATCTTGGGGACCATGATGCCAAGTAGGAATAATCCGATGATGGCCGCCCCAAGTACCGCCGATAGTATCCACCAAATATCCAGCGCACTTTCGGTCAGCCGGACTAGCGCCAGTGCCATCATCGTACCCATCGCTCCCCATGCAATCGTCGATCCACGCAGCACGCGGACGTGTTCGGTGTCCGAGGAATCAGGGCGAAGCAATCGCTTGTAGAAATCGCTCATCACCAACGTTGCGGATGAGTTCAGCGACGTCGAAACGGTGCTCATTGCCGCGGCAAACACCGCCGCGATCAACAATCCGCGGGCTCCCATTGGCAGATTCGAGGCAATGAAATGAGGGAAAACGCGGTCGCCAAGGTCGGTTTCGGTCAATCCGTCCATCGTCTCGTTCAGCCGCGAAGCGTACTCCGGTGCATCCGGCGTGATCCCGGCCTGCATCATCTTCTGTTCGGCGACGATCAAGCGGACTTCTTGCGTTTGTTCAGGGTGGCTCTCGTAGTAAGCAAAAAGCGACGAACCGATAAACAAAAACAATGCGCTAACGGGCACATACAACAAGGCTCCGACCCAAACGCTTTTGGCAGCTTCACGATCCGTGCTGGCCGCGATGTAACGCTGGACATAACTTTGGTCGACGCCAAAGTTTCGGAGGTTGTCGAACAGCCCATACGCCAATACGACCCACAGCGTCGGTTGCGATATCGCCAACAGCGATGTGCTGCCGAGTGAAAATTTATCGTGACGGTTGGCCACCTCGATCACTTCGCTCGGCCCGCCCGGCATGTCAAACAGCAGGATGCCAAGCGCCAATAGGGCTCCGGCCAACAACACGATGGCTTGAATCGCATCGGCCCAAATCACCGCGACGATTCCGCCAACAAACGAATAGATCGTCACGATAATCCCAGTCACCACAATCACGATGCGGATGTCCCAGCCAAACAGCACCGCCATCGGCAGCGCCATCAAGTACATCACCACCCCGATGCGGGCAATCTGGAATAGCAGGTAAAAGCAGCTCGCGTACAGCCGTGCCCATAAACCAAAACGGTGTTCCAGCAACGAATAGGCCGACACCTCGCCCGAGCGGCGATACAAAGGCAGGAAGAATCGAACCGCAATAGCGGCAGCAAACGGCAGCGCCAATGAGAAGGCAAACGCGTTCCAATTGTCGACAAACGCTTTGCCCGGTAATGCCAAATAGCTGATGCTGCTTAGGTACGTGGCAAAGATGGATAAGCCACATAACCATCCCGGCAACGTCCGCCCTCCGGCCGTAAATTGGTCCGCAGTGTTATTGCGTCGCCAGAAAAACAACCCCAATGCCATGATGGCAACGAAGTAGCCCAGCAGTACGAACCAGTCGACCCCGGTAAAGAAAACAGCGGCAATCACAGAGCCCCGACCCCTCGCAATACCTCGGCAACACGTTCACGCTGAGGGGCAAGGAATGGATGGAATGGATCCGCAGGCAGGTCGCTGCAGATTCCAATCAACGACAAAGCCGACTTGGTCGCTTTGATGTGGCGGGATGCGTACTTGCCGACCTCGTAGATCTTTTGGAACTCCAAGATCAGTTCACGCCGCTCGGTCACGGTCGCTTCGTCGCCGTCACGCAGCGCGTTGTAGCACTGGACAAACAGTTCCGGCATCACGTTCGCCCCGCCGTTGACGCCGCCGTCGCCGCCCAATCGATGAGCCTCCTGCAACAGGGCTTCGGGGCCTAGCAGCACCGTCCAATCGGGACGATCGAGTTTCAATTGGCAAACTTGGCCAAAGTAGTCCAAGTCACCACTGCTGTCCTTGACCCCGATGATTGACGGAATGCTAGAGAGCGTTCGCAGCGTTTCGATCTCGTACCAAACCTTCGTCAATCCCGGCATGTTGTACAGCATGATCGGCAATGGGACCTGCTGTGCAATGTTCTGCACATAGGACGTCAATTCGGTTTGCCCGGCGGGAAAATAATAAGGTGTCGTCAATACGGCCGCGTCCGCTCCGCAATCGGCGGCGTAGCGGGCAAGGTTGACCGTTTCGACAAACGCCGTGTCCGCAATCCCCACCAACACCGGAATGCGTCTCTCGACGATGCGAATCGTTTCGGAAATCATCTCGCGACGCAGACGGTAGCTCAAGCTCGGGGCTTCACCGGTTGTCCCCAGAATGAACACAGCCGATACGCCGCCTTCGATCACGTGACTCAACAACCGCTCTAAGCCTTCGTGGTCCAGCGTGTCGCGAGCGGTAAGAGGCGTGACCAACGGAGGCACGATCCCCTGCAGTGAAAGTTTCGTTGGTTTGGCGATGGTTGACATCTGCTGGGCGTCCTGAAAAGTTGAAAAGCGCAAACGGAAATCCGCCAATGGGATGTATTTTAGCCTTATCCCGAACGTGACGGGGTGGCCGAAATCACTGAGGTTTCACGCTGCATCGCGATCGCACCGTCCTTTGAAGGTGCTGAGGTCAAGTCTATAGAGTTTAGCTGAATCTCCTCGCGGTGCAAGATCCCGCGAGGTCCGAGTCAGCCTAAATTAACAACTTCGAGTTTTTTCTTCGGAAACTAGCACTAGGCAAGCTGCGGAAATAGCTAAAACAGAACTAAACCGGTCTGAACGGTACGTCGGTTTTTAAAATCTGCGAGCCAGCCTTCGAGTGCTGCACGGCCTTTAAGAGCTGCACGACAACATCGAGCAGCCCACTTTGTGACGTGCCCACTCGGGGCGTTTGGCAAACCACCGTTCGTGTTCGGGTTGCTCGTCATAGGGGGCACGCAATAGTTCATACAGTTCGCCGATCAGCGA
The window above is part of the Novipirellula caenicola genome. Proteins encoded here:
- a CDS encoding sulfatase — its product is MCPTRTQTFSAILALLAGMLTSGIDSPLMAGERPNIVFILVDDLGWSDLGCYGHPWHETPHIDRLASEGMRFTSAYSPAPICSAARASILTGKAVPRLGFEFVTKEEPGHQRIEGDVPLTTPPLTLNLPLAETTIAERMATQGYQTAFFGKWHVSQHHRRYLGWHPEYGPPKQGFEVAVEDFGDHPYAWTKANRKIESDAGVIPDDSMVQKVTDFIRRSHDRPYFLMASSFYVHTPVKNRCRWLVEKYDAKLPATIPQRAKRLQYAAFVETLDHHVGEILAAIDESGQRDNTLVVFLSDNGGHPEYCGNAPLRGSKWNLYEGGIRVPMIARWPTAVTAGATCDTAVIGYDLLPTFVDISGDDANIATQNNVDGVSIQPLLDHPELQLDRSLIWHFPYYHPETGFRDAKATIGVNDFAVSQTCPQSALRHGRYKIIHFAENDRIELYDLQTDLAEQHDMSASHPEIAAQMRVRLQTHLTTMNARRALPKEKK
- a CDS encoding dihydrodipicolinate synthase family protein; protein product: MSTIAKPTKLSLQGIVPPLVTPLTARDTLDHEGLERLLSHVIEGGVSAVFILGTTGEAPSLSYRLRREMISETIRIVERRIPVLVGIADTAFVETVNLARYAADCGADAAVLTTPYYFPAGQTELTSYVQNIAQQVPLPIMLYNMPGLTKVWYEIETLRTLSSIPSIIGVKDSSGDLDYFGQVCQLKLDRPDWTVLLGPEALLQEAHRLGGDGGVNGGANVMPELFVQCYNALRDGDEATVTERRELILEFQKIYEVGKYASRHIKATKSALSLIGICSDLPADPFHPFLAPQRERVAEVLRGVGAL
- a CDS encoding exo-alpha-sialidase; protein product: MCVMTLGSFATAEEPQWKLQPLQYNNPGLKVDLGVGLWAFPLPMDYDNDGDLDLLVSCPDKPSNGTYYFENPSQDPNEKMPVFKAGVRIGHGSHFMQMSVVDGEPILMLPAKEFRRDAKTGEFNFSKPTKINAHANPNHHTKGNTRANMWRYVDYDGDGDQDIVVGSGDWTDYSWDHAYDNHGNWRNGPLHGYVYLIENEGSDDEPKYSSQPERLQAGGGEIDVYGWPSPNFADFDNDGDLDLLCGEFLDGFTYFQNIGTRTQPKYAAGQKLNDVSGEPLVMHLQMITPTAIDWDADGDLDLIVGDEDGRVALVENTGELRDHQPVFKAPQYFQQQADTLKFGALATPFAYDWDNDGDEDIVCGNTAGSIGYFENLGKAENGLPKWAAPKLLEVKQSDGFQKPFRVMAGPSGSIQGPAEAKWGYTTLSVADWDGDGDGDIVYNSILSQLGMLINESGTLVEKNFDTGQREAPPKWYWWQTLSSDALTQWRTTPMAIDFDGDKKLDLVMLDQEGFLTLRSGGGAAERIFVDEAGQPLQLNTGTCGRSGRVKLAVVDWDGDSRLDVLVNSENATWYRNCADVDGKVMLKKVGNLAKRNVAGHTSSPTVCDFNNDGKPDLLVGSENGRIYHIAHDDCVTFSDEEMMPSEPKPAAEPAFPGLIASEFIFEDAPFKACHASTICQTSRGLVVSWFGGSREGNKDVVIWTSFHDGLKWSRPLNVADGIQHDGMRHPCWNPVLYQPPGDAPLLLFFKVGPRPHSWWGEVMTSYDRGRTFTDRKRLPEGIDGPVRCKPILLSDGKTLLCGSSTENEGWRVHFEKVTLVDGEPSGTWKRIGPINDGTEFKAIQPTILTYPDGRLQALCRTQESVIASTESTDGGETWSKLVATNMPNPNSGIDVVTLTDGRQLMIYNHLGSSDNGWGKRSLLNLAISEDGMDWTEVGVLEKEKSGEFSYPAIIQTDDGMVHMTYTWKRQLIKHVVVDPAQLKPTQSK
- a CDS encoding sodium:solute symporter; translation: MIAAVFFTGVDWFVLLGYFVAIMALGLFFWRRNNTADQFTAGGRTLPGWLCGLSIFATYLSSISYLALPGKAFVDNWNAFAFSLALPFAAAIAVRFFLPLYRRSGEVSAYSLLEHRFGLWARLYASCFYLLFQIARIGVVMYLMALPMAVLFGWDIRIVIVVTGIIVTIYSFVGGIVAVIWADAIQAIVLLAGALLALGILLFDMPGGPSEVIEVANRHDKFSLGSTSLLAISQPTLWVVLAYGLFDNLRNFGVDQSYVQRYIAASTDREAAKSVWVGALLYVPVSALFLFIGSSLFAYYESHPEQTQEVRLIVAEQKMMQAGITPDAPEYASRLNETMDGLTETDLGDRVFPHFIASNLPMGARGLLIAAVFAAAMSTVSTSLNSSATLVMSDFYKRLLRPDSSDTEHVRVLRGSTIAWGAMGTMMALALVRLTESALDIWWILSAVLGAAIIGLFLLGIMVPKIRGGAAVFVLLIGMTLIAWMAASKTDYWPSQYSGLASPFHPLLVIVVGPTAIVLLGWLVTKFLSKKPNEVTGD